In Ochrobactrum vermis, the following proteins share a genomic window:
- a CDS encoding TIGR02302 family protein encodes MTAPKAAPQTDRSNDRKPLPRHAWDAFLRLFSGEGAGLRRLRARAFLSISFERFWPLILPLILLIGLFASLSWFSLFGMMPRWLHIVVLALFALAGLIALYLPFRFRPPVESDITNRIEAINGLVHEPLAVQTGHMATGEQDPFAVALWREHQRRMADQLRNLQSGLPHTRVPEHDPLGIRAVVALLFVTAFAYSLSPNSGRIADAFHIRPGDGTAVARIDAWVTPPRYTGRAPVFLTTADDSEQAAINVPQGSILSVRVIGGGSERLTATDAEGERRDVQPVGAKEEQKEPAEQAVVDGSRNFRYDLQQDETLALSGTDARWKFAVTPDNLPTIRFTKEPGHALNGTLQLSYQIDDDYAPVKAEGQIVSLNNDEDEEAAPLYDAPELPLALPRRGVKDATTSKDLTEHPWAGEKVALTLIVTDAAGQTGRSETKIITLPERPFSNPLARAVAEQRRILALDATQRDHVLDMLSAIMLRPEETIKSAAHYLGLVTIRTRLRVANSDDALRDTVDYMWQVALGIEDGNLSAAEKRLRQAQEALKNALENGASQEEIEKLSAELRKAMQDFLREFAQRQKQNQNARRAAPDPNARMLTEKDLQRMMDQIENLARQGSRDQAQELLSQLQNLMNNLQMGQAQPGQQGQGQGQQGQMQQQMNKLGELMQRQQQTMNETFDLDQKMQRQFGGNEGEGEFGDNMFPGDDGSMGGGQPGGEAENGQSGNGQDGKGDIPPDMAEAMRKLQQKQKDLQSDLQKLMDDLKGMGIEPGKDFSDAGKSMGDATDALGRSEGAEASDQQGSALDALRRGGRDMMQKMQQAMGQQGQGQNGANGSRGKDPLGRQQGTGDSGLNDDVKIPGEIDIQRAREILDEIRRKLGNALTPQMEKEYLQRLLKFD; translated from the coding sequence ATGACTGCCCCAAAGGCGGCCCCACAGACAGATAGAAGCAACGACAGGAAACCCCTGCCGCGTCACGCGTGGGATGCTTTTCTACGGCTGTTTTCAGGTGAAGGCGCTGGCCTGCGACGTTTGCGTGCGCGTGCCTTTCTTTCGATCAGTTTCGAGCGGTTCTGGCCGCTCATCCTGCCGCTGATTCTTCTTATCGGTCTGTTCGCCAGTCTGAGCTGGTTCAGCCTGTTTGGCATGATGCCACGGTGGCTGCATATCGTTGTGCTGGCGCTCTTCGCCCTTGCAGGTCTTATTGCGCTTTACCTGCCGTTCCGGTTTCGGCCACCGGTGGAAAGTGACATCACCAACCGTATTGAGGCAATCAACGGTCTGGTTCACGAGCCGCTCGCAGTGCAGACAGGCCATATGGCAACCGGCGAACAAGATCCCTTCGCCGTCGCCTTGTGGCGGGAACACCAGCGCCGCATGGCTGACCAGCTCAGGAACCTGCAATCCGGTCTGCCTCATACGCGCGTTCCCGAGCATGACCCCCTTGGCATTCGTGCGGTGGTTGCCCTGCTTTTCGTTACCGCCTTTGCCTATAGCCTCAGCCCCAACAGCGGTCGTATTGCCGATGCCTTTCATATCCGTCCGGGCGATGGCACCGCTGTTGCCCGCATTGATGCGTGGGTAACGCCGCCGCGCTATACCGGTCGCGCACCGGTCTTCCTGACCACTGCGGATGACAGTGAACAGGCCGCAATCAACGTACCGCAGGGCAGCATTCTCTCGGTCCGCGTGATCGGTGGCGGTTCTGAACGCCTGACTGCGACCGATGCGGAAGGCGAGCGTCGTGACGTGCAGCCGGTAGGGGCGAAGGAAGAGCAGAAGGAGCCTGCAGAGCAGGCCGTTGTCGATGGCAGCCGCAATTTCCGCTACGATTTGCAACAGGACGAGACATTGGCACTTTCCGGCACCGATGCTCGCTGGAAATTTGCCGTCACGCCAGACAATCTGCCAACGATCCGCTTCACAAAGGAACCGGGGCATGCGCTGAACGGCACATTGCAGCTTTCCTATCAAATCGATGACGACTATGCGCCGGTGAAGGCCGAAGGTCAGATCGTTTCGCTCAACAATGATGAGGACGAGGAAGCCGCACCGCTTTACGATGCACCGGAACTGCCGCTTGCATTGCCGCGTCGCGGCGTGAAAGACGCCACGACATCGAAGGACCTGACCGAACATCCATGGGCAGGCGAAAAAGTTGCGCTTACGCTGATCGTTACCGATGCCGCCGGACAAACGGGACGCAGCGAAACCAAGATCATCACCTTGCCCGAGCGCCCTTTCAGCAATCCGCTGGCCCGCGCTGTTGCGGAACAACGCCGTATTCTCGCGCTCGATGCCACGCAGCGCGATCATGTTCTCGACATGCTGTCGGCAATCATGCTGCGTCCCGAAGAGACGATCAAAAGCGCGGCCCACTATCTGGGTCTGGTCACGATCCGGACGCGCCTTCGTGTTGCCAACAGCGATGACGCCCTGCGCGATACAGTCGACTATATGTGGCAGGTTGCGCTTGGCATCGAGGACGGAAACCTGTCCGCAGCCGAAAAGCGCCTGCGGCAGGCACAGGAAGCCCTGAAAAACGCTCTTGAGAACGGCGCCTCACAAGAGGAAATCGAAAAGCTGTCGGCTGAACTGCGCAAGGCGATGCAGGATTTCCTGCGAGAGTTCGCCCAGCGCCAAAAACAAAATCAGAATGCACGCCGCGCCGCGCCAGACCCCAATGCGCGGATGCTGACGGAAAAAGACCTCCAGCGCATGATGGACCAGATCGAGAATCTGGCGCGTCAGGGCTCGCGCGATCAGGCGCAAGAGTTGCTGTCGCAATTGCAGAACCTGATGAACAATCTGCAGATGGGACAGGCGCAGCCGGGACAGCAAGGCCAGGGACAAGGCCAACAGGGCCAGATGCAGCAGCAGATGAACAAGCTTGGCGAACTGATGCAACGCCAGCAGCAGACGATGAACGAGACCTTCGATCTCGATCAGAAAATGCAACGCCAGTTTGGTGGCAACGAAGGTGAAGGCGAATTCGGCGATAACATGTTCCCCGGCGATGACGGCTCCATGGGCGGCGGGCAGCCGGGCGGAGAAGCCGAAAACGGCCAGAGCGGGAACGGTCAGGACGGTAAAGGTGACATTCCGCCCGATATGGCGGAAGCCATGCGCAAGCTGCAGCAAAAGCAGAAGGATCTCCAGTCCGATCTGCAAAAGCTGATGGACGATCTGAAAGGCATGGGCATCGAACCCGGCAAGGATTTTTCGGACGCCGGAAAATCAATGGGCGACGCCACGGATGCGCTCGGTCGCAGCGAGGGCGCGGAAGCGAGCGACCAGCAGGGCAGTGCACTTGATGCGTTGCGGCGCGGTGGACGCGATATGATGCAGAAAATGCAGCAGGCCATGGGCCAGCAAGGCCAGGGCCAGAACGGCGCCAATGGCAGTCGCGGAAAGGACCCGCTTGGGCGCCAGCAGGGCACCGGGGACAGTGGCCTCAACGATGACGTCAAGATTCCGGGTGAAATCGATATTCAGCGTGCACGTGAAATTCTCGATGAAATCCGCCGCAAGCTCGGCAATGCACTGACGCCGCAGATGGAAAAGGAATATCTGCAGCGCCTGTTGAAGTTCGATTGA
- a CDS encoding LysE family translocator — protein sequence MSLDVWLAFTAASIVLLIIPGPTVLLVVSYALGQGWKTAFPMAVGVALGDFTAMTLSMLGVGALLAASATVFTAVKWVGAAYLVWLGIKLFRAGGTMNAKARHDKVHPAKMLVHAWLVTALNPKSITFFVAFLPQFLSPHRDFLTQMLVFESTFLVLAFLNAFAYALTAARARRFFASERALRIFNRAGGTLLIGAGVATATIRSS from the coding sequence ATGAGCCTCGACGTCTGGCTTGCATTCACCGCCGCATCCATCGTGCTTCTGATCATTCCGGGGCCAACGGTCCTGCTCGTCGTTTCCTATGCGCTGGGGCAGGGCTGGAAGACGGCTTTCCCGATGGCGGTGGGCGTGGCACTTGGCGATTTCACAGCCATGACGCTCTCCATGCTGGGGGTGGGCGCTTTGCTTGCCGCTTCCGCAACGGTGTTCACGGCGGTCAAATGGGTTGGCGCTGCCTATCTCGTCTGGCTCGGCATCAAGCTGTTCCGGGCTGGAGGCACGATGAATGCCAAGGCGCGGCACGACAAGGTGCATCCGGCAAAGATGCTGGTTCACGCCTGGCTGGTGACGGCGCTCAATCCGAAAAGCATCACCTTCTTCGTGGCTTTCCTGCCGCAGTTCCTGAGTCCGCATCGGGATTTTCTGACCCAGATGCTGGTCTTCGAAAGCACGTTTCTGGTGCTCGCCTTCCTCAACGCCTTCGCCTATGCGCTGACGGCGGCGCGGGCGCGGCGCTTCTTTGCCAGCGAGCGGGCCTTGCGGATTTTCAATCGCGCAGGTGGAACCTTGCTGATTGGCGCCGGTGTGGCAACCGCGACCATCCGTTCAAGCTGA
- the lysA gene encoding diaminopimelate decarboxylase: MNHFEYRNGVLHAENVSLPEIAQAVGTPFYVYSRATIERHFRVFGEAFAGMETLVTYALKANSNLAVLKTLAKLGAGADTVSEGEIRRALAAGIPANKIVFSGVGKTPHEMDFALEAGICCFNVESEPELEILSARAVKAGKVASVSLRINPDVDAKTHAKISTGKSENKFGIPRVKAREAYARAASLPGLDVVGIDMHIGSQIIDLEPFDNAFALMAQLVKELQGDGHNIRHVDVGGGLGIPYRTDNTPPPLPVAYAEIVAKHIKPLGLKTVFEPGRLIVGNAGLLVTEVIFVKEGDAKNFVIVDAAMNDLIRPTLYDAFHDIKPVAMPKDDAPRIRADFVGPVCETGDYLGLDREVAKPAPGDLIAVCTTGAYGAVLSSTYNSRLLIPEVLVDGDRYHVVRPRRTYEELLALDSVPEWL; this comes from the coding sequence GTGAACCATTTCGAATATCGCAACGGCGTTCTTCACGCCGAAAATGTCAGCCTGCCTGAAATCGCTCAGGCCGTTGGCACACCTTTCTACGTTTATTCCCGCGCAACCATCGAGCGCCATTTTCGCGTGTTCGGCGAAGCCTTCGCCGGCATGGAAACGCTCGTCACCTATGCGCTGAAGGCCAACTCCAACCTCGCAGTGCTGAAAACGCTGGCGAAGCTTGGCGCCGGGGCGGACACCGTTTCGGAAGGCGAGATTCGCCGGGCGCTTGCGGCGGGCATCCCCGCCAACAAGATCGTCTTTTCTGGCGTTGGCAAGACACCGCACGAAATGGATTTTGCGCTGGAAGCCGGTATCTGTTGCTTCAACGTCGAATCCGAGCCGGAACTGGAAATTCTTTCCGCCCGTGCCGTCAAGGCAGGCAAGGTCGCATCCGTATCGCTGCGCATCAATCCCGATGTGGATGCGAAGACACATGCCAAGATTTCGACCGGCAAATCCGAAAACAAGTTCGGCATTCCGCGTGTCAAGGCGCGCGAGGCCTATGCCCGCGCGGCAAGCCTGCCCGGTCTCGACGTGGTCGGCATCGATATGCATATCGGTAGCCAGATCATCGACCTTGAGCCGTTCGACAATGCCTTTGCCCTGATGGCGCAACTGGTCAAGGAACTGCAGGGAGACGGCCATAACATCCGCCACGTCGATGTTGGCGGCGGGCTCGGCATTCCTTACCGCACCGACAATACGCCTCCGCCGTTGCCTGTCGCCTACGCGGAAATCGTTGCAAAACACATAAAGCCGCTGGGCTTGAAGACCGTATTCGAACCGGGCCGCCTGATCGTTGGCAATGCCGGACTTCTGGTAACGGAAGTGATTTTCGTCAAGGAAGGCGACGCCAAGAACTTCGTCATCGTGGATGCGGCGATGAACGACTTGATTCGTCCGACACTTTACGATGCGTTCCACGACATCAAGCCGGTAGCCATGCCGAAAGATGATGCGCCACGCATCCGCGCCGATTTCGTCGGTCCGGTCTGTGAAACCGGCGATTATCTCGGCCTCGACCGGGAAGTAGCAAAACCTGCTCCGGGCGATCTTATCGCCGTCTGCACGACGGGCGCATATGGTGCGGTGCTGTCCAGCACTTACAACAGCCGCCTGCTCATTCCCGAAGTGCTGGTCGACGGCGACCGTTATCATGTCGTGCGTCCACGCCGTACCTATGAAGAACTGCTCGCGCTCGATTCCGTACCGGAGTGGTTATAA
- a CDS encoding YaiI/YqxD family protein, translating to MNNEPETIRILVDADACPVKAEIYRVAERHGLPVVLVANSFMAIPRDAERVERVVVSDKLDAADDWIADNSRPGAIVITADIPLASRSLEKNATVIAPNGRVHTQSTIGNTLATRNLMDSLRSAGEVTRGPAPFSPKDRSAFLSALDLAIVRLKRAGFTSA from the coding sequence ATGAACAACGAACCCGAAACAATCCGCATTCTCGTCGATGCCGACGCCTGTCCGGTGAAAGCCGAAATCTACCGTGTCGCGGAGCGGCATGGCCTGCCTGTCGTGCTGGTCGCCAACAGTTTCATGGCGATCCCGCGCGATGCCGAACGGGTGGAGCGCGTTGTCGTATCGGACAAGCTCGATGCTGCTGACGACTGGATTGCCGACAATTCGCGGCCGGGTGCAATCGTGATTACCGCCGACATTCCGCTGGCCAGCCGCTCGCTTGAAAAGAATGCAACCGTCATTGCGCCCAATGGACGTGTGCACACCCAAAGCACCATCGGCAACACGCTTGCGACACGCAATCTGATGGATTCGTTGCGTTCCGCAGGCGAAGTCACCCGTGGTCCTGCACCCTTTTCACCCAAGGACCGCTCAGCATTTCTCTCCGCGCTCGATCTTGCCATCGTGCGTCTGAAACGCGCCGGTTTTACCTCAGCTTGA
- the hpt gene encoding hypoxanthine phosphoribosyltransferase has translation MPEVGGKTIEVLFSPDEIAGRNLDLAKAISERKFHNLLTISILKGSFIFAADLIRAMHDAGVEPDVEFITVSSYGKGTTSTEVRLLRDIDSDVHDRDVLLIDDILESGKTLKFVRELMLERGARSVSIAVLLDKSVRRKVDLDADFVAFECPDYFVVGYGMDVGHAFRQLPYVGRVME, from the coding sequence ATGCCGGAAGTCGGTGGCAAGACAATTGAAGTTCTCTTTAGCCCGGACGAGATTGCCGGTCGCAATCTCGATCTCGCCAAGGCCATTTCTGAACGCAAGTTCCACAATCTGCTGACGATTTCGATCCTGAAAGGTTCCTTCATTTTTGCGGCCGATCTCATTCGTGCGATGCATGATGCAGGCGTAGAGCCCGATGTCGAATTCATCACCGTTTCGAGCTACGGCAAGGGCACGACCAGTACGGAAGTTCGCCTGTTGCGCGATATCGATAGTGACGTGCACGACCGTGATGTGCTGCTGATCGACGATATTCTGGAATCCGGCAAGACGCTGAAGTTTGTTCGCGAACTCATGCTGGAACGTGGGGCGCGGAGCGTCAGCATTGCTGTTCTTCTCGACAAGAGCGTGCGTCGCAAAGTCGATCTCGATGCCGATTTCGTGGCTTTCGAATGCCCGGACTATTTTGTCGTCGGTTATGGCATGGATGTTGGGCACGCCTTCCGCCAGCTGCCCTATGTCGGACGTGTGATGGAATAA
- the hisC gene encoding histidinol-phosphate transaminase: MTDTQNLTRPQPKAGLLDIAAYVPGKEHVEGVAKVYKLSSNETPVGPSPHAVEAYRHAGEKLELYPDGQALVLREAIAETQGLNMANILCGNGSDELLGLICQTYLAPGDEAIITEHGFAVYKIQTLGAGATPVTVREKNERIDVDAILAGLSPRTKIVFIANPANPTGTYLPFEEVRRLHVGLPKHVLLVLDAAYAEYVRRNDYEAGLELVSSNENVVMTRTFSKIHGLPGLRIGWMYAPLHVIDATNRIRGPFNMNSAAIAAGAAAIRDRAHIEKSITYNDKWLGWLTEEFTKLGLRVTPSVTNFLLIHFPDDAAHSADRADEWLSRRGYILRRVGGYGFPNALRMTVGPEEANHGVVAALTEFLK; this comes from the coding sequence ATGACCGATACGCAGAACCTTACCCGTCCCCAGCCCAAGGCAGGCCTGCTCGATATCGCAGCCTACGTGCCTGGCAAGGAACATGTGGAAGGCGTTGCCAAGGTCTATAAACTCTCCTCCAACGAAACGCCGGTAGGCCCAAGCCCGCATGCGGTCGAGGCCTATCGACACGCGGGCGAAAAACTGGAGCTTTATCCTGATGGGCAGGCGCTGGTGCTGCGCGAGGCAATTGCCGAAACGCAGGGGCTCAACATGGCCAATATCCTGTGCGGCAACGGTTCCGACGAGCTGCTCGGCCTGATCTGCCAGACTTATCTTGCTCCGGGCGATGAAGCTATCATCACCGAGCATGGTTTTGCCGTCTACAAGATCCAGACGCTGGGCGCCGGTGCGACACCGGTCACGGTCAGGGAGAAGAACGAGCGGATCGATGTGGACGCCATTCTGGCCGGCCTGTCGCCCCGCACAAAGATTGTCTTCATCGCCAATCCGGCCAATCCAACGGGAACCTATCTGCCTTTCGAAGAGGTCCGTCGCCTTCATGTCGGACTGCCGAAACATGTGCTTCTGGTTCTCGATGCGGCCTATGCCGAATATGTCCGTCGCAACGACTATGAAGCAGGTCTCGAACTCGTTTCATCCAACGAAAACGTCGTCATGACGCGCACCTTCTCGAAGATCCATGGGCTCCCGGGCCTGCGGATCGGCTGGATGTATGCGCCACTGCATGTGATCGATGCGACCAATCGCATCCGCGGGCCGTTCAACATGAATTCAGCCGCCATTGCTGCTGGTGCTGCGGCCATCCGCGACCGTGCCCATATCGAAAAATCGATCACCTACAATGACAAGTGGCTGGGCTGGCTGACCGAAGAGTTTACCAAGCTCGGCCTTCGGGTAACGCCATCAGTCACGAATTTCCTGCTGATCCATTTTCCGGACGATGCCGCGCATTCGGCGGACAGGGCTGACGAATGGCTTTCCAGACGCGGCTACATTCTGCGTCGTGTCGGCGGTTACGGTTTTCCCAATGCGTTGCGCATGACGGTCGGACCGGAAGAAGCCAATCACGGCGTCGTCGCCGCCCTGACTGAATTTTTGAAGTAG
- a CDS encoding prephenate/arogenate dehydrogenase family protein gives MSTVHFNKIALIGIGLIGSSLARVIRREKLADHIAIATRSSETLKRADELGLGDSYTTDSAEAVKDADLVIVSVPVGSSGTVARQIAANLKPGVIITDVGSTKASVIAQMQPELPGNVHFIPGHPLAGTEYSGPDAGFAELFTNRWCILTPLPDTDEAALEKLSDFWIACGSRLDRMDPQHHDLVLAIVSHLPHIIAYNIVGTASDLEQVTKSEVIKYSASGFRDFTRLAASDPTMWRDVCLHNKDAILEMLGRFSEDLASLQRSIRWGDGEALFDLFTRTRAVRRGIIDAGQEVDAPDFGRQAATRTSEQK, from the coding sequence ATGTCCACGGTCCATTTCAACAAGATCGCCCTGATCGGTATCGGCCTTATCGGTTCATCGCTGGCTCGCGTCATTCGACGCGAAAAACTGGCAGATCACATCGCCATTGCCACACGCAGCAGTGAAACACTGAAGCGTGCCGATGAATTGGGGCTCGGTGACAGCTATACGACCGATAGCGCCGAAGCTGTCAAGGATGCCGATCTGGTCATCGTGTCGGTTCCCGTCGGCTCGTCAGGAACGGTAGCACGCCAGATTGCGGCAAACCTCAAGCCCGGTGTCATCATTACCGATGTAGGCTCCACCAAGGCTTCCGTGATTGCGCAGATGCAGCCGGAGCTGCCGGGCAACGTGCATTTCATTCCCGGCCATCCTTTGGCGGGTACTGAATATTCCGGTCCCGATGCCGGTTTTGCGGAGCTCTTCACCAATCGCTGGTGCATCCTGACCCCCTTGCCCGATACGGATGAAGCAGCACTGGAAAAGCTGAGCGACTTCTGGATCGCCTGCGGTTCGCGGCTCGACCGCATGGACCCGCAGCACCACGACCTGGTGCTGGCCATCGTCTCGCATCTGCCGCACATCATCGCCTACAATATCGTCGGCACGGCAAGTGATCTGGAACAGGTAACCAAATCGGAAGTCATCAAATATTCCGCTTCCGGTTTCCGCGACTTCACGCGCCTTGCCGCATCCGATCCGACGATGTGGCGCGATGTCTGCCTGCACAACAAGGATGCCATCCTTGAAATGCTCGGACGCTTTTCGGAAGACCTCGCCTCGCTGCAGCGCTCGATACGCTGGGGTGACGGTGAAGCACTGTTCGATCTTTTCACGCGCACACGCGCTGTCCGGCGCGGCATCATCGATGCAGGTCAGGAAGTGGATGCGCCAGACTTCGGACGTCAGGCTGCAACACGCACCAGTGAACAGAAGTAG
- the argH gene encoding argininosuccinate lyase — MSEQKSSNQMWGGRFASGPDAIMEEINASIGFDRKLYAQDIQGSLAHAAMLAKTGIITADDHKQIEQGLKAILKEIEDGKFTFSRKLEDIHMNIEARLADLIGPSAGRLHTARSRNDQVAVDFRLWVKQEMEKTAIALKNLIEAFLERAEEHAATVMPGFTHLQTAQPVTFGHHCMAYVEMFGRDLSRVRDAIERMDESPLGAAALAGTGFPIDRHMTAKTLGFREPTRNSLDSVSDRDYALEFLSLASICAGHLSRLAEEIVIWSTPQFNFVRLSDAFSTGSSIMPQKKNPDAAELVRAKTGRINGSLVALLTIMKGLPLAYSKDMQEDKEQIFDAAENLELAIAAMAGMVRDLTINVASMKKAAGSGYSTATDLADWLVRELGLPFREAHHVTGRAVALAESRKVDLAKLSLEELQSIHPGITDAIFGYLTVEKSVKSRQSFGGTAPQEVRRQIRYWKKRIVKA; from the coding sequence ATGAGCGAACAAAAATCAAGCAATCAGATGTGGGGCGGCCGTTTTGCCTCAGGACCCGATGCGATCATGGAAGAGATCAATGCATCGATCGGCTTCGACCGCAAGCTCTACGCGCAAGACATTCAAGGCTCGCTCGCGCATGCAGCCATGCTCGCAAAGACGGGCATCATTACGGCAGACGATCACAAGCAGATCGAGCAGGGCCTGAAAGCCATCCTCAAGGAGATCGAGGACGGCAAGTTCACCTTCTCGCGCAAGCTCGAAGACATTCACATGAATATCGAGGCGCGGCTCGCCGATCTGATCGGACCCTCCGCCGGACGCCTGCACACCGCCCGCTCGCGCAACGATCAGGTGGCTGTCGATTTCCGTCTCTGGGTCAAGCAGGAGATGGAAAAGACCGCCATCGCCCTGAAAAACCTGATCGAAGCTTTTCTGGAGCGCGCCGAAGAACATGCGGCGACCGTCATGCCGGGCTTCACCCATCTGCAGACCGCGCAGCCTGTCACTTTCGGCCATCATTGCATGGCCTATGTGGAAATGTTCGGCCGCGATCTGTCCCGCGTGCGCGATGCAATCGAGCGCATGGATGAGTCGCCGCTGGGTGCCGCAGCTCTTGCCGGCACCGGTTTCCCGATCGACCGTCACATGACGGCAAAAACGCTCGGCTTCCGCGAACCGACCCGCAATTCGCTCGATAGCGTTTCCGACCGTGACTATGCGCTGGAATTCCTGTCGCTCGCATCAATCTGCGCCGGTCATCTATCGCGCCTTGCCGAAGAAATCGTCATCTGGTCGACGCCGCAGTTCAACTTTGTGCGCCTGTCCGACGCCTTCTCCACCGGCTCGTCGATCATGCCGCAGAAGAAAAACCCGGATGCCGCAGAACTGGTGCGTGCCAAGACCGGCCGTATCAACGGTTCGCTGGTCGCCCTTCTGACCATCATGAAGGGCTTGCCACTCGCCTATTCCAAGGACATGCAGGAAGACAAGGAACAGATCTTCGACGCTGCTGAGAATCTGGAACTCGCCATTGCCGCCATGGCTGGCATGGTGCGCGACCTGACGATCAATGTCGCATCCATGAAGAAGGCTGCCGGTTCCGGCTATTCCACGGCGACGGACCTTGCCGACTGGCTGGTGCGGGAACTGGGCCTCCCCTTCCGCGAAGCGCATCACGTCACAGGCCGTGCGGTTGCTCTGGCAGAAAGCCGCAAGGTTGACCTCGCCAAGCTCTCGCTCGAAGAGCTGCAATCGATCCACCCAGGTATCACCGATGCGATCTTCGGCTATCTCACGGTCGAGAAATCGGTCAAGAGCCGCCAGTCCTTCGGCGGCACGGCCCCGCAGGAAGTGCGCCGCCAGATCCGCTACTGGAAGAAGCGCATCGTGAAGGCGTGA
- the lptM gene encoding LPS translocon maturation chaperone LptM: protein MTGRSAISSVLLIAALAATLAACGRKGPLEPPPSAVVTDEQGHTKPKPKEDKPIILDKLL, encoded by the coding sequence ATGACAGGCCGCTCCGCCATTTCTTCTGTGCTTCTGATCGCCGCGCTCGCGGCCACGCTCGCCGCTTGCGGTCGCAAGGGCCCGCTGGAGCCGCCGCCATCCGCCGTCGTGACGGACGAACAGGGGCATACCAAGCCGAAACCGAAGGAAGATAAGCCAATCATCCTCGACAAGCTGTTGTAA
- a CDS encoding class I SAM-dependent methyltransferase: MHPDIIELRSFYDTTLGHLAERAVRMALAGLWGHVPGERLVGMGYSLPYLDRFSADTERTFAFMPAGQGAVAWPSVEKTATALVFDEELPLPDSSIDRVLMVHALEYAENPTETLKEMWRVLAPNGRLVIVVPNRRGVWARFEHTPFGSGRPYSRTQLTTLLREANFTVNTVSDALHFPPATRRWMMRPCLALEGMGRRLWPVFSGVLVVEAQKRLYQGLPVAQRSSRRVFVPVLAPQGTPVGGLRKTPVRTSRTERKS, encoded by the coding sequence ATGCATCCGGACATCATTGAACTGCGATCATTTTACGACACCACGCTGGGCCACCTGGCGGAGCGCGCCGTCCGTATGGCACTTGCCGGGCTGTGGGGGCACGTGCCGGGAGAGCGGCTTGTCGGCATGGGCTACAGCCTGCCCTATCTCGACCGCTTCAGTGCCGATACCGAGCGCACATTCGCTTTCATGCCGGCAGGTCAAGGAGCCGTTGCCTGGCCTTCGGTTGAGAAAACGGCGACAGCGCTTGTTTTCGACGAGGAACTGCCGCTACCCGATTCCTCGATTGACCGCGTGCTTATGGTGCATGCGCTGGAATATGCGGAAAACCCGACGGAAACGCTGAAGGAGATGTGGCGCGTCCTGGCCCCCAATGGGCGGCTCGTTATCGTGGTGCCCAACCGCCGTGGCGTTTGGGCCCGCTTCGAACATACGCCTTTCGGCAGCGGACGTCCCTATAGCCGGACACAGCTGACAACCCTTTTGCGTGAGGCGAATTTCACGGTCAACACGGTGAGCGATGCCCTGCATTTTCCACCAGCAACGCGCCGATGGATGATGCGGCCTTGTCTCGCTCTGGAAGGCATGGGACGGCGGCTGTGGCCGGTCTTTTCGGGCGTTCTGGTGGTCGAGGCACAGAAACGGCTCTATCAGGGATTGCCTGTCGCTCAACGCTCGTCGCGCCGCGTCTTCGTTCCTGTTCTCGCACCGCAAGGAACACCCGTCGGCGGATTGCGAAAGACACCGGTACGAACCAGCCGGACAGAGAGAAAAAGCTAG
- the tlpA gene encoding thiol:disulfide interchange protein TlpA, whose protein sequence is MAEDNEKAKSGNRKIVLLAALAGVIAGIGAVYVMERPSGNVVAANVSSENDEASAQCALKADSLKALDAAATGGVAAMRPAEKPISVAHLAFTGPDGKQMTLGDYKGKTLLVNLWATWCAPCREEMPALDKLQAEKGGSDFDVVAINIDTGSDDKPKGFLSEIGIKDLTLHRDASMASFNELKRKNLAFGLPVTLLVDKDGCQIASMNGPAPWDSPEAMKLIEAAQKL, encoded by the coding sequence ATGGCAGAAGACAACGAAAAGGCGAAATCGGGAAATCGCAAGATCGTCCTTCTTGCAGCCCTTGCCGGTGTCATTGCCGGTATCGGGGCGGTATACGTGATGGAGCGCCCCTCTGGCAATGTGGTAGCCGCTAATGTTTCGTCCGAAAATGACGAAGCGTCCGCCCAATGCGCGTTAAAAGCGGATTCGTTGAAGGCGCTCGACGCGGCGGCAACCGGCGGCGTGGCCGCCATGCGCCCGGCGGAAAAGCCGATTTCCGTCGCCCATCTGGCCTTTACCGGGCCGGACGGCAAGCAGATGACGCTTGGCGATTACAAGGGCAAGACGCTTCTCGTTAATCTCTGGGCGACATGGTGCGCCCCATGCCGCGAGGAAATGCCCGCCCTCGACAAGTTGCAGGCCGAAAAGGGTGGCAGCGATTTCGATGTCGTGGCGATCAATATCGACACGGGTTCTGACGACAAGCCCAAAGGCTTTCTGAGCGAAATCGGCATCAAGGATCTGACATTGCACCGGGACGCTTCCATGGCGAGCTTCAATGAATTGAAGCGCAAGAATCTGGCTTTCGGCCTTCCGGTGACATTGCTCGTCGACAAGGATGGCTGCCAGATTGCGTCCATGAACGGTCCTGCACCATGGGATAGCCCGGAAGCCATGAAACTCATCGAAGCGGCACAGAAACTTTAG